The Rahnella aquatilis CIP 78.65 = ATCC 33071 genomic sequence CGATGCACTAAGCGATCGCTACCTGATCGACAACAGCAAGCGAACGCTGCACGGCGCGTTGCTTGACTCCGAAATTCTTGCCGAAGTTTATCTGATGATGACCGGCGGCCAGACCAGCATTAAGTTCACCCATGAAGGCGAGCAAAATACCGGTGCGGACGGTCTGGGGATCCAGCGCGTGGCGCGTCCGGCATCCGGGTTAAAAGTTATCGCTGCCACAGAGCAGGAACTGGCGTGGCACGAAGAAAGATTGGATCTGGTGGTGAAAAAGGGCGGCAGCTGTTTGTGGCGTTCGTAAGCGGCTTTTGCTGAGTTTTGAACTGAAATTATCCAGCCTGCGGAAAAACTGTGCGGTTGATTGAAAATATCAGGAAAAGCATTGACGTAAAGGCGGTCATTCCTTAATATCCGCTCCGTTCTTAACCAGAACAAAACGCGGAGCGGTAGTTCAGTTGGTTAGAATACCTGCCTGTCACGCAGGGGGTCGCGGGTTCGAGCCCCGTCCGTTCCGCCACTATTCAGAAGCCCTGAGTGAGAAATCACTCAGGGCTTCGTCGTTTCAGCCATCCTGGCCCTTTTCCTCCCTGATATAACCCTTTATTCCACTTCGGTTTTCATATATCCCATCGCCCCGCTGGCCGCACGATCATGGCGGGCAATATAGCGGTAGAAGCCTCCGGCCAGAAACGCGCCGATAAACCAGCTGAAGTTCGCGACCTGATGCAGGCCCGGCGTAAAGCTGATAAACAGACCAATCGCCACCGCAGGCACCAGCGCGGCAATTGCTTTCGGGTTGAAGCCGTTGCGGTACCAGTAACGGCCGGAAGGGGTCGCGTTAAACAGCGCATCCACATCCATATGCCCGCGTTTTATCAGGTAGTAGTCCGCCAGTAAAATGCCAAACAACGGCCCGATGAATGATCCCAGCACGTCCAGCGTGTAGTGAATAATTTCCGGTGACTGGAACAGGTTCCAGGGTGTCAGCAGAACGGAACCGACGGCGGCGATCATCCCGCCGGTACGGAAACTGATTTTCTGCGGTGAACAGTTAGAGAAGTCGAATGCCGGTGAAACAAAGTTCGCCACAATATTGATACCGATGGTTGCGATGATCATGGTCAGCAGGCCGAGCGCCACCGCCACGCTGTTGCCGACGCGGCTGACGGTTTCGATAGGATCGGTGATCATCTGTCCGAACAGTGATTGTGTCCCTGAAACGATCACTACGGTCACAATCGAGAACAGCAGGAAGTTAAACGGCAGGCCCCAGCGGTTACCGCGGCGGATTTCGCTCATGCTTTTCCCGTAACGCGAGAAGTCGCCGAAGTTCAGCAGCGGACCGGAGAAGTAAGACACCACCAGCG encodes the following:
- a CDS encoding NCS1 family nucleobase:cation symporter-1, with the protein product MPNQEITSATASSEQSAGIIKPYYSPKLCNDDLAPTRDQNWSWYNIFSFWMSDVHSMGGYVVAASFFTLGLTSWQVLLCLLCGICIVQICANLVAKPSQQAGVPYAVICRQAFGVFGANIPAVIRGLIAFAWYGIQTYLAANALMLVLLKFFPSLTPMTIPHWLGLSALGWVCFGIMWVLQAMVFWHGMSAIKRFIDVAGPAVYVVMLLLAGWILYKTGLSNISFTLSTKTLTAGQQGWEMLTATALVVSYFSGPLLNFGDFSRYGKSMSEIRRGNRWGLPFNFLLFSIVTVVIVSGTQSLFGQMITDPIETVSRVGNSVAVALGLLTMIIATIGINIVANFVSPAFDFSNCSPQKISFRTGGMIAAVGSVLLTPWNLFQSPEIIHYTLDVLGSFIGPLFGILLADYYLIKRGHMDVDALFNATPSGRYWYRNGFNPKAIAALVPAVAIGLFISFTPGLHQVANFSWFIGAFLAGGFYRYIARHDRAASGAMGYMKTEVE